AGTTTATAtccaaaaaaaattgttcttttgatttttttatataatgctTTATTTCCCATTACATAATACTGTAGATTTATGAACTTATCCTGAGATCACCATCCCTTCTCCATGCGCCCCATTATTAGAATATGATGACTCTCTCCAATGCCTGAAAATTCAGTAGCACTTGCCTCTCCTAATAATCAGAAGCTTGGTGCAGCCCTGATAACTAAATATGTCCCAATTACCTGGTGCTCTGTTACATCCTCCACACCAGTGTCAGTTAGTAAAAATATAATGCGAGCAACATATGTAATTCTCAAACTTCTAATAGACAcattaaaaaactaaacagaaaaattcattttaataatacattttattaaacataACAGATCCAAAATGTTATTTCTACATGTTATCAACATAAAAAGTTGCCAGCGAGATAGcttacattatttttcatattaatccTTCAAAGACccagtgtgtattttataattatattcctGACTTGTTGTGTGTCTCAGGTTCAATGCTCAGTGCCATACACAGCTAGTGACTGCCATATTGGATAGTGCCAATTATCTTGGACCACAGCCAAGGTAACCCTTGAAATAAGACTCCAAATTCTTTCTGTTAGTCTTTAAATAACATATGACACCTCCACCACACACCTTTACACcccataaaattaaatttctgtccTCTGGAAGTTCTAATTCACTAAACTATGTCTGTAGGGCTCCACCCACCAAGTCAGTGGACACCATACTTGCCTCTCTGAAATCTAACATACTTTCCAATTACACACTACAAAATTCATCAAACACTGATCTTGTCATTTTGCCAAGACCAACTCAACAAAATTTTTCACCTCCTACTCTCTtgcaaaatgtgatatattaaaATTATCCTGTGAAAAGTGCATGAAATTACTGTGAATATATTCATAACTTAAATGTGCTAGGTCAACCAACATGTGAAATGAAATCTTCCAAGAAAAAACTGAGGCAAAAAAACATGGCATAGGGGAAAACAAACTGGATTGAGATTCGAGCAAGGATTTCAGTCCCAGCTCTGGCACCAGGTAGTTTTATGTTCCTGGGCAACATAGGAATGTTTCTGACTCTGCAAAGTGTGATGTTTTATATAAAGGCACTGGATCAAATGATTCCTAAGCCCCATTCAATGTTGAATACTCTAAAATTGTaccaattatttttcataaaatacagaagaaagaattggGGGATTTGTGTAGGGGAGAATCAGTCCATTTggtaaagaaagttaaaatttccTCTGGCATATAGTTTAGAAAGAAAGCACTAGAGCTTGGattcctcatcttaaaaaaaagtcagagtaacaataagtaatagtaataaaaacactACAATATAAAAATCCTTGGATCTTTTATCtcaatttctaatattttttcaagaGAAAGTTAATCTGCCCAAGGTTTTCCTCAGGGCAAATTTGACATCCTTATTCCTCAGACTATAGATTAATGGGTTGAACATTGGCACAACAATGGTGTAGAACAAGGAAGACACTTTGCCTTGGTCAAGGGGCAAAATAGAAGGTGGTTTGAGGTACATAAAGGCTCCGgatccaaagaaaagagaaacagcaatTATGTGAGAACTGCAAGTACTGAAGGCTTTAGACCTGCCTTCAATGGAGCTAATATGGAAAATGCTGGAAATAATGAAACCATAAGAGATAAAAATGGCAACAATGGGCACCCCAATGCCAGTGGTCACAACAATAAAGACAACTAGTACATTTATGTAAGAGCTGTTGCAGGAGAGCTCAAGAAGGGGAAGGATGTCACACATATAGTGATTGACAAGGTTGTCAGCACAGAAGgtcaaaaataatatatttcctgTATGGGCCACAGCCCCAAACACTCCCATCCCATAAACACCCAACAAAAGGAGGAAACACACCTGAGGAGACATGGTGACTGTGTACAGCAGTGGTTTACAGATGGCGACAAAACGGTCATATGCCATCGCCGACAGGATGAAAGattcagaaaagacaaaaaaacaaaagaaaaagagctgaGTCATACACCCTGCATAGGAAATGATGTTCTTCTTGGAGACAAAACTCATTAGCATTTTGGGGATGATGGCAGTAGAGAAACTAAAATCTATGAAGGACAAGTTGAGGAGGAAAAAGTACATAGGAATATGAAGGTGAGAATTCAGCCCAATCAGGGTTAGCAGGCCCAGGTTCCCCACCACCGTGACCACATAGAAACctagaaacaggaagaagagggGCATCTGGAGTTCTGGCTCATCTGTTAAGCCTGCGAGGACAAACTCTGTCACAGAGGAGGCGTTATCTGCAGCCATTGTCCTCTAGGAGGGTCtgtaagggaaaaagaaacaagtcactgagacagagagagagaaggctacACACCACAGAAGTGCAGGGAGTGACATAAAGAAGACGAGGATaggaacatttactgagtaccagCTATGGGATAGGCGCTGTTCTAAACGCTCTGTGGCATTGTGagtatccccatttcacagatgaggacccTGGACCTAGGTGACTTACACCAGTCCTGGTGCTGCTAAGTTACAGTAGAAGGTGAACTCGGGTGGTCCGGGTCACAGGGTTTGAGCTTTTACCCCCTCTGCTACAGGACAGACCAGGTCAGGCGGGCACTCACCTCCTTCTGCTTCCGGTCACAGTGCTGTTTTCCACTGGCTCTCATCCGTCTCTTTCATGGACACTCAAATGGCCCCAGTGAACAGAATGTGACAACTCAGAGCTCAGactctctgcttctgcttctttacTTTGAGGATCAAAACCTCTAATTGTCTTGCTGAGCTGAACTTGATCTGTTTGTGGCTTTGGCCCAAGTCTCTTGTCCAAATTCTAGGCATGAGACAGCATCCTTTCCTAATGCCCATGGATAACAGGAGGCTAAGGAGTTTTATTCTGGGTTAGAGATCTCAGGGACATAGTTACAGAGACTCCCTCAAGATCACTGCTCCAGAGAACCCCCCCTCcctaaggaagaagaaatgtttgTTTACACCCTTGATAATACTTGATGTGATTTTTAATGACCTGTGGCTACATTTTTCATTGTGATTACATCTTTTTAAGCTATTAATTATAGCAAGGCACCATGGGAAAAACAGTAATTACTACCTTGTATTGAACCCTTACCGTGTATCAAACACTGTATTCATCCAGGACGCTCAATGAAGGATCCAAAGCAATGCACAAAAATAATACCTGTTTATTCCTCACAACGGTCTTATATATTAGACCTATAAATatccactttaaaaatgaagagtacACACAGCTTGTAGGTTCCAGAATCTTGAGTCAAACTCTGATCTACCCAACTCCAAACTTCATAGGGCCCAGGGACCCTGCTGAGCTTCTTAAACAAACACAAGGTATTTAATGTATGTTACTAACAATGCCTAATATTGTCTGCAGACACCACTTCTACCTACTAAAACTACTGCACACATTGTCAAAATAGTTCTCAGGAAATGATTTCATCCATACAGAGACTAATAAACTTTTACATGGCAACTTGCACTTGATGCCTCTTACAAGGGGCCCTTAATATTAAGGAAGACAGATTTCAtacccaaaaaataaatcttgatttGGGGGAATTTAAGCTTCAGTGTGCCAGTGGATTAAATAGGTTTTTGGTCCTGGATTAATGACAAAAGTCCTCTTACAGAAGTTATGAAGTCAAAACACAAAGGCAGAAATCCATCTTCCTCCAGAAAAGTTCTGCTAAAACCACTGCACGCacactgtgtgtttgtgtgtgcacactcCTCCATGAGGACTTGCCCACCCTCAGCTAAGACTCACCAATGACAGTGCCTCGTCTTTTGATTTATACTTAGAATTAACATGTCCCAGAGTAACTCCAGTAATCCTAATCCTTGTTCTCAATCCCACTGCAAAAATGCTATAAACGGAGAAAAACAgttcattaaaatgaatgaaattaagcTCTCCTTGAGAACCAAGTACAGAGAAGTTGAGGGTTCTCTGAAAGCTCTAAGGGGATTTTGTTAC
This DNA window, taken from Lutra lutra chromosome 10, mLutLut1.2, whole genome shotgun sequence, encodes the following:
- the LOC125078928 gene encoding olfactory receptor 8B12-like: MAADNASSVTEFVLAGLTDEPELQMPLFFLFLGFYVVTVVGNLGLLTLIGLNSHLHIPMYFFLLNLSFIDFSFSTAIIPKMLMSFVSKKNIISYAGCMTQLFFFCFFVFSESFILSAMAYDRFVAICKPLLYTVTMSPQVCFLLLLGVYGMGVFGAVAHTGNILFLTFCADNLVNHYMCDILPLLELSCNSSYINVLVVFIVVTTGIGVPIVAIFISYGFIISSIFHISSIEGRSKAFSTCSSHIIAVSLFFGSGAFMYLKPPSILPLDQGKVSSLFYTIVVPMFNPLIYSLRNKDVKFALRKTLGRLTFS